A stretch of Dyella sp. BiH032 DNA encodes these proteins:
- a CDS encoding cytochrome c-type biogenesis protein — protein sequence MLLAAFVTFSGMLSAQAIDPMPFKDRAEEARFQQLTRQLRCLVCQNENLADSNADLARDLRHQVFELMRQGKSDAEIKQYLVDRYSDFVLYDPPVQGSTLLLWFGPLAILLAGAAVVVVTICKRGRGTASTPGETVANDEGDDW from the coding sequence ATGCTGCTGGCCGCGTTCGTAACGTTCAGCGGCATGCTCAGCGCGCAGGCGATCGACCCGATGCCGTTCAAGGATCGCGCCGAAGAAGCGCGATTCCAGCAGCTGACGCGCCAGCTGCGCTGCCTGGTCTGCCAGAACGAAAACCTCGCCGATTCCAACGCCGACCTCGCGCGCGATCTGCGCCATCAGGTCTTCGAGCTGATGCGGCAGGGCAAGAGCGACGCGGAGATCAAGCAATACCTGGTCGACCGTTATTCGGATTTCGTGCTGTACGACCCACCGGTACAGGGCAGCACGCTGCTGTTGTGGTTCGGACCGCTGGCGATCCTGCTGGCCGGCGCAGCCGTGGTCGTGGTCACCATTTGCAAGCGCGGCCGCGGCACTGCCTCCACGCCGGGCGAAACGGTCGCGAACGACGAAGGGGACGATTGGTGA
- a CDS encoding homoserine O-acetyltransferase: MSHDARRYFDLPSPFRMKRGGELRGARVAFETWGKLSDARDNAVLILTGLSPSAHAASNAQDPSPGWWEAMVGPGKAIDTDRWFVICVNSLGSDKGSTCPASINPATGEPYRLDFPELALEDVANAAYAAVRSLDIEQLACLIGCSMGGMSALAYMLLHPGSARAHISVDTAPQAQPFAIAIRSLQREAIRLDPQWNNGRYDDAHYPETGMSIARKLGVITYRSAMEWNGRFARIRLEPEQRDDDPFGFEFQVESYLQGHAQRFVRGFDPNSYLYLSRASDWFDVSEYGGGSILEGLKRIRVEQALVIGVSTDILFPLEQQEQIAEGLRAAGADVEFVALDSPQGHDAFLVDIENYSRAIGGFLGRL; this comes from the coding sequence ATGAGCCACGACGCGCGACGCTATTTCGATCTTCCCTCCCCATTCCGCATGAAGCGCGGCGGCGAGCTGCGCGGCGCCCGCGTGGCATTCGAAACCTGGGGCAAGCTGAGCGATGCGCGGGACAATGCGGTATTGATCCTCACTGGTCTCTCGCCGAGCGCGCATGCCGCTTCGAATGCGCAGGACCCGTCTCCTGGCTGGTGGGAGGCGATGGTGGGGCCGGGCAAGGCCATCGATACTGATCGCTGGTTCGTGATCTGCGTGAATTCGCTGGGAAGCGACAAGGGCTCCACTTGTCCGGCGTCGATCAACCCGGCCACCGGCGAACCCTATCGATTGGATTTTCCCGAGCTGGCCCTCGAGGACGTCGCCAATGCCGCTTACGCGGCCGTGCGCAGCCTGGATATCGAACAGCTCGCCTGCCTGATCGGCTGCTCCATGGGCGGCATGAGTGCGCTGGCCTACATGCTGCTGCATCCCGGCAGCGCACGCGCACATATCAGCGTGGATACCGCGCCGCAGGCGCAACCCTTCGCCATCGCCATCCGCTCGCTGCAGCGCGAGGCGATCCGGCTCGATCCGCAGTGGAACAACGGCCGCTACGACGATGCGCATTACCCGGAAACGGGCATGAGCATCGCGCGCAAGCTGGGCGTGATCACCTATCGCTCCGCCATGGAATGGAACGGGCGCTTCGCGCGCATCCGGCTAGAACCGGAACAGCGCGACGATGATCCGTTCGGCTTCGAGTTCCAGGTGGAGTCGTATCTCCAGGGGCATGCGCAACGCTTCGTGCGCGGTTTCGACCCCAATAGCTATCTGTACCTGTCGCGTGCGAGCGATTGGTTCGATGTGTCGGAGTACGGCGGCGGCAGCATTCTGGAGGGACTCAAGCGCATCCGCGTCGAGCAGGCCCTGGTCATCGGCGTCAGCACCGATATCCTGTTTCCGCTCGAGCAGCAGGAGCAGATCGCCGAGGGGCTGCGTGCCGCGGGCGCCGATGTCGAGTTCGTCGCCCTGGACTCCCCTCAGGGACACGATGCCTTTCTGGTGGATATCGAGAATTACAGCCGGGCGATCGGGGGCTTTCTCGGCCGCCTGTAG
- a CDS encoding DsbE family thiol:disulfide interchange protein yields MSRLIPFFGFLLLVALFGFGIWWNTRHDQREVPSPLINKPAPAYALPKLDDPTQTVTREAMLGKPYLINVFASWCIACGDEHPVLMSEGQRIGVPLVGYNYKDEPDEAKAWLERHGNPYGLVIADREGRTAIDFGVYGAPETFLVDAKGVIRYKHIGPLTPKVIDKELKPAIAALQKEAP; encoded by the coding sequence ATGAGCCGCCTGATTCCGTTCTTCGGATTCCTGCTGCTGGTGGCGTTGTTCGGTTTCGGCATCTGGTGGAACACCCGCCATGACCAGCGCGAGGTGCCTTCCCCGCTGATCAACAAGCCGGCGCCAGCTTACGCGCTGCCGAAACTGGACGATCCGACGCAGACCGTCACCCGCGAAGCGATGCTCGGCAAGCCCTACCTCATCAATGTCTTCGCCAGCTGGTGCATCGCCTGCGGCGACGAGCATCCGGTACTGATGAGCGAAGGCCAGCGTATCGGCGTGCCGCTGGTCGGCTACAACTACAAGGACGAGCCGGATGAGGCCAAGGCCTGGTTGGAACGCCACGGCAATCCCTATGGCCTGGTCATTGCCGACCGCGAAGGCCGCACCGCGATCGACTTCGGCGTGTACGGCGCGCCGGAAACCTTCCTGGTCGATGCGAAAGGCGTCATCCGCTACAAGCACATCGGCCCGCTGACGCCGAAGGTGATCGACAAGGAACTGAAGCCTGCGATTGCGGCCCTGCAGAAGGAGGCGCCGTGA
- a CDS encoding cysteine dioxygenase family protein encodes MLTVEFPGCRKLIDAIDSAVSKPSTPEITDSLRNSLCQLIRSQEVKLPDCVFETVEGRYARRELYRSEQHDYCVVAMTWGPGQGTPIHDHCGMWCVEGVWSGALEVVQYERLADQDGQWRFQPVGSIQAGPGSAGSLIPPHEYHTIRNPSDDAVAVSLHIYSGPMTHCAIFKPVGTDHCYERTDRQLGLDPVH; translated from the coding sequence ATGCTTACCGTGGAATTTCCTGGTTGTCGCAAGCTCATCGACGCCATTGACAGCGCCGTCAGCAAGCCGAGCACGCCAGAGATCACCGACAGCCTCCGCAACAGCCTGTGCCAGCTGATCCGCAGCCAGGAAGTGAAACTGCCCGATTGCGTCTTCGAGACCGTGGAAGGCCGTTACGCCCGTCGCGAGCTGTATCGCAGCGAGCAACACGACTATTGCGTGGTCGCCATGACCTGGGGCCCCGGCCAGGGCACCCCCATTCACGACCATTGCGGCATGTGGTGCGTCGAAGGCGTCTGGAGCGGCGCCCTGGAAGTGGTCCAGTACGAGCGCCTGGCCGATCAGGATGGCCAGTGGCGCTTCCAGCCGGTCGGCTCGATCCAGGCCGGTCCCGGCTCCGCCGGCAGCCTGATCCCGCCGCATGAGTACCACACCATCCGCAACCCCAGCGACGATGCCGTCGCAGTGAGCCTGCACATCTATTCCGGGCCCATGACCCATTGCGCCATCTTCAAGCCGGTCGGCACCGATCATTGCTACGAACGCACCGACCGCCAGCTGGGGCTCGACCCCGTCCACTGA
- a CDS encoding tyrosine-type recombinase/integrase, whose product MPKLITDVALRKAKPQDKPYKIAVSNGLYLLVNPIGSKLWRWKYRVAGKEKLLALGSYPVVSLQDARQRHEEARRLLAQGEDPSERRRAEKAARVQAEAIASDTFERVARDWMAYREAKGDTAETTAAKDRWRLEAYLFPHIGQRPITEITAIELRDVLRKAEEAGKRETASRAKITAGQVFRWAVLEGRTHSDITSSLRRLFTTPKPTHRATITDPKKIGELLRAIEGFSGQPVTQAALELAPLVFVRPGELRKAEWSEFDLNAAMWRIPGERMKMKAPHLVPLSSQAVEILRDLHGLTGHGHYVFPGVRTASRPMSENTINAALRRLGYATDEMTGHGFRSMAATRLNEMGWNADAIERQLAHAESNKVRGAYTHAAQYLEERKRMMQGWADYLAGLKAGGKVVPIKRKKG is encoded by the coding sequence ATGCCGAAGCTCATCACCGACGTTGCGCTGCGCAAAGCGAAGCCACAGGACAAGCCATACAAGATCGCGGTAAGCAACGGCTTGTATCTGCTCGTGAACCCCATTGGCTCGAAGCTATGGCGATGGAAATATCGCGTCGCTGGCAAGGAGAAGCTACTGGCGCTTGGCTCCTACCCCGTCGTCTCGCTCCAGGACGCGCGCCAGCGTCATGAGGAGGCCCGGAGGCTTCTAGCCCAGGGCGAAGACCCGAGTGAGCGGCGGAGGGCCGAGAAGGCCGCCAGGGTCCAAGCAGAGGCCATCGCCTCAGACACCTTTGAACGCGTTGCCCGTGACTGGATGGCGTATCGCGAAGCCAAGGGCGATACGGCCGAAACCACGGCTGCCAAAGACCGCTGGCGCCTGGAAGCCTACCTATTCCCCCATATCGGTCAGCGCCCCATCACCGAGATTACGGCTATCGAGCTGCGCGACGTCCTCAGGAAAGCTGAGGAAGCCGGCAAGCGGGAAACGGCCAGCCGGGCAAAGATCACAGCTGGCCAAGTGTTCCGCTGGGCTGTTCTCGAAGGCCGGACGCACAGCGATATCACCTCCAGCCTCCGTAGGCTGTTCACCACGCCCAAGCCGACCCATCGGGCCACCATCACCGATCCCAAGAAGATCGGGGAGCTTCTGAGGGCCATCGAGGGCTTCTCGGGCCAGCCCGTCACCCAAGCCGCTCTCGAGCTGGCCCCGCTGGTCTTCGTGCGCCCTGGCGAGTTGCGCAAAGCCGAGTGGTCAGAGTTCGACCTGAATGCTGCCATGTGGCGCATCCCTGGCGAGCGGATGAAGATGAAAGCCCCGCATTTGGTTCCCCTGTCCTCCCAGGCCGTCGAAATTCTCCGCGACCTGCACGGTCTAACAGGCCACGGCCACTACGTATTCCCTGGTGTCCGTACCGCCAGCCGCCCCATGTCAGAAAACACCATCAATGCCGCCCTCCGCCGGCTTGGCTACGCTACCGACGAAATGACAGGCCACGGATTCCGCAGCATGGCCGCCACTCGGCTCAACGAGATGGGCTGGAATGCTGACGCCATCGAGCGCCAGCTAGCGCATGCCGAGTCTAATAAGGTCCGCGGCGCTTACACCCACGCGGCCCAATACCTCGAAGAGCGCAAGCGGATGATGCAGGGTTGGGCGGACTACTTGGCAGGCTTAAAGGCAGGCGGCAAAGTCGTACCGATCAAGCGCAAGAAGGGCTAA
- a CDS encoding tetratricopeptide repeat protein: MKPVFYLLAAAMTAAALALLLWPLIRQGRRQGRPRGIFALALTVAFVLPLGAAGLYLMLGTPVALNGVEKQAEQPLTIDQAVAELRTHLAEQPKDLQGWLLLAQTYGAMRKSDKARDAYGEALKLDPDSTVAMVGWAESDSIARPDHRIEGRALDLLERAVQQEPDNQRGLWLLGISQFQHDRYAEAATTWRKLQPMLEPGSTVAKAVAEQIAIAEARAGGSPVAQETPTADGPALRVQVSLAPSLKGKLGAGDTLFVYARAEQGPPMPLAVARMDAAALPASVTLTDAMGMTPQLKLSSAKRVFVGARISKNGQAIAQPGDLEGDAGVVDVNAAAPVKIEIDKVH; encoded by the coding sequence GTGAAGCCTGTGTTCTACCTCCTCGCCGCGGCCATGACCGCCGCGGCGCTGGCCCTGCTGCTATGGCCGCTGATCCGCCAGGGCCGCCGGCAGGGCCGCCCCCGCGGCATCTTCGCGCTAGCTCTCACGGTAGCGTTCGTCCTGCCGCTGGGCGCCGCAGGCTTGTACCTGATGCTTGGCACGCCGGTCGCGTTGAACGGCGTGGAAAAGCAAGCGGAGCAGCCGCTGACCATCGACCAGGCCGTGGCCGAATTGCGGACCCACCTCGCAGAGCAACCCAAAGACCTGCAAGGGTGGTTGCTGCTGGCCCAGACCTACGGCGCCATGCGCAAGTCGGACAAAGCACGCGATGCTTACGGCGAAGCGCTGAAGCTGGACCCGGACAGCACCGTTGCCATGGTCGGCTGGGCCGAATCGGACTCGATCGCGCGACCTGACCATCGCATCGAAGGCCGGGCCCTGGATCTCCTGGAGCGGGCCGTGCAGCAGGAGCCGGATAACCAACGTGGTCTCTGGCTGCTCGGCATCAGTCAGTTCCAGCACGATCGCTATGCGGAAGCGGCCACGACCTGGCGCAAGCTGCAGCCCATGCTGGAACCCGGCTCTACCGTGGCGAAAGCGGTGGCCGAACAGATTGCGATCGCCGAAGCACGCGCCGGTGGCTCGCCCGTCGCACAGGAAACGCCGACCGCCGACGGCCCGGCGCTCCGCGTCCAGGTTTCGCTGGCGCCGTCGTTGAAAGGCAAGCTGGGCGCAGGCGATACGCTGTTCGTCTACGCCCGCGCCGAACAAGGACCGCCGATGCCCCTGGCGGTGGCCAGAATGGACGCTGCCGCCCTCCCCGCCTCGGTGACGCTCACCGACGCCATGGGTATGACGCCCCAGCTCAAGCTGTCGTCCGCCAAACGGGTATTCGTGGGCGCCCGCATCAGCAAGAACGGACAGGCCATCGCACAGCCGGGCGATCTGGAGGGAGACGCCGGCGTGGTCGACGTGAATGCGGCAGCGCCGGTCAAGATAGAGATCGACAAGGTCCATTGA
- a CDS encoding YegP family protein: MAGRYLLRRSGAQYYFVLQAANYQTLITSERYTTKQSAEGGIASVRVNSPIDARYNRLTAKDGSPYFVLKAANGEPIGTSETYSSAGAREGGIEATKIVGPIAPTVDET, translated from the coding sequence ATGGCAGGTCGATATCTCTTGAGGCGTTCAGGTGCTCAGTACTACTTCGTACTGCAAGCGGCCAACTATCAGACCCTCATCACCAGCGAACGTTACACGACAAAGCAAAGCGCAGAGGGAGGCATTGCCTCCGTACGGGTTAACTCCCCTATCGATGCACGATACAACCGGCTCACGGCGAAGGACGGAAGTCCTTACTTCGTGCTCAAGGCCGCCAATGGCGAACCCATCGGAACCAGTGAGACCTACTCGTCCGCTGGCGCAAGGGAGGGCGGTATTGAGGCAACCAAAATCGTTGGCCCTATCGCCCCCACAGTCGACGAGACCTGA